Proteins from a genomic interval of Arthrobacter sp. CAN_C5:
- a CDS encoding maleylpyruvate isomerase family mycothiol-dependent enzyme, with product MTAPYPYALSFDRYRALLDRDHARMVEVAAAALTAQVPACPGWSGEDLIRHTAMVYLHKAESIRTAAKPAGTWPPAELAQLEPVHALRQCYARLMDQFDSHSPGDPAFTWVKDDQSVGFWIRRLAHETSIHRYDLESALGTASPIDPDLAVDGIDEVLTVMLVRSKPDDGATGSTVTLRTAGLAWTVTINPAVVTLERLVSDRADAQISGKPTELLLWLWGRGPLPEGAPPSDAAAELRRRLATAT from the coding sequence ATGACCGCACCGTACCCGTATGCCCTGTCCTTCGATCGATACCGCGCGCTGTTGGACCGTGATCATGCCCGGATGGTCGAGGTGGCGGCCGCCGCGCTCACCGCGCAGGTGCCGGCCTGCCCCGGCTGGTCCGGCGAGGATCTGATCCGGCACACCGCGATGGTCTACCTGCACAAGGCCGAGTCCATCAGAACCGCTGCCAAGCCAGCCGGCACCTGGCCACCCGCAGAGCTTGCCCAGCTGGAGCCGGTTCACGCGCTGCGACAGTGCTACGCCCGCCTGATGGACCAGTTCGATAGCCACTCACCGGGCGATCCGGCGTTCACCTGGGTCAAGGACGATCAGAGTGTTGGCTTCTGGATCCGCCGGCTGGCCCACGAGACCTCCATCCACCGTTACGACCTCGAATCGGCGCTGGGTACCGCGTCACCGATCGACCCGGACCTCGCCGTCGACGGGATCGATGAGGTGCTCACCGTCATGCTGGTGCGCAGCAAGCCCGACGACGGCGCCACCGGCTCGACGGTCACCCTTCGGACTGCTGGGCTCGCCTGGACGGTGACGATCAACCCCGCGGTGGTAACACTGGAGCGGCTGGTCAGCGATCGGGCAGACGCCCAAATCAGTGGAAAACCAACGGAGTTGCTGCTCTGGCTCTGGGGTCGGGGACCGCTTCCCGAGGGCGCCCCACCCAGCGACGCAGCAGCCGAGCTGCGCCGCCGGCTGGCGACGGCCACCTAG
- a CDS encoding thioesterase family protein, with product MHLLLRTLLTLFISRRRPRLSIWGESSLPLRVLPTDIDIAMHVNNGMYFSLMDLGRFDLMIRSGTWSQMRRRGWSPVANGETISFRKSLTLGQRYTIETRIVGFDERAIYFEQRMVSAGEIYAKAVIATRLVSRSGPVSNEDIFAAFGEPPADLVLPEWIHEWRLNNSLPSTRRPAPHSWVR from the coding sequence ATGCATCTTCTGCTTCGGACCCTGCTGACCCTGTTCATCTCCCGGCGCCGCCCGCGCCTCAGCATCTGGGGAGAGTCGTCGTTGCCCTTGCGGGTGCTGCCCACCGATATCGACATTGCGATGCATGTCAACAACGGCATGTATTTCTCGCTGATGGATCTGGGCCGCTTCGATCTGATGATCCGCAGCGGCACCTGGTCCCAGATGCGCCGACGGGGCTGGAGCCCGGTGGCCAACGGCGAAACCATCAGCTTCCGCAAATCCCTGACACTGGGGCAACGCTATACGATCGAGACCCGGATCGTCGGGTTCGACGAGCGGGCCATCTACTTTGAGCAGCGCATGGTCAGCGCCGGCGAGATCTACGCGAAGGCAGTCATCGCCACCCGCCTGGTCTCCAGGAGCGGTCCGGTCAGCAACGAGGACATCTTCGCCGCCTTCGGCGAGCCGCCAGCGGATCTGGTGCTCCCCGAGTGGATTCACGAGTGGCGGCTCAACAACTCCCTCCCCAGCACCCGCCGTCCCGCACCCCACAGTTGGGTCCGCTAG
- the xdhC gene encoding xanthine dehydrogenase accessory protein XdhC, with product MDWLEALQRLRSTDQPGVLATVTGVRGHAPREAGAKMLVGASESWDSIGGGNLEATVIDRARAMLDGGATTPESLTFTLNERAVTQHGKQCCGGVVEVLLEPFLPRPTVAVFGVGHVGHELARILSRLPVHLYLVDSRADQVSPDRLADVLGGVADVHPVHSPVPDSVLGTLPAGAHVLIMTHDHAEDFLLCDAALHRSDLGSVGLIGSSAKWSRFRARLQTEGHPGETIERISCPIGLPDIAGKAPAVIAISVAARLLQLLPTAAPSGATAGRR from the coding sequence ATGGACTGGTTGGAAGCGCTGCAGCGTCTCCGCTCGACGGATCAGCCCGGAGTGCTCGCCACGGTTACCGGGGTACGCGGCCACGCGCCACGGGAGGCCGGTGCGAAAATGCTGGTGGGGGCAAGCGAATCGTGGGACAGCATCGGCGGCGGCAATCTGGAGGCCACCGTGATCGACCGTGCCCGTGCCATGCTCGACGGCGGCGCCACCACCCCCGAGAGCCTCACCTTCACGCTCAATGAGCGCGCTGTCACCCAGCACGGGAAGCAGTGCTGCGGCGGCGTCGTCGAGGTCCTCCTCGAACCGTTCCTGCCCCGGCCCACCGTGGCGGTGTTTGGTGTGGGTCACGTGGGCCATGAGCTGGCGCGCATTCTGTCCCGGCTGCCCGTCCACCTGTACCTGGTGGATAGCCGGGCGGACCAGGTCAGCCCCGACCGGCTCGCCGACGTACTCGGCGGGGTCGCGGACGTCCACCCCGTGCATAGTCCCGTGCCGGATTCGGTGCTGGGGACCCTGCCCGCCGGGGCCCATGTGCTCATCATGACCCATGACCACGCCGAGGACTTCCTGCTGTGCGACGCGGCCCTGCACCGCAGCGACCTGGGCTCGGTCGGTCTGATCGGGTCCAGCGCCAAATGGTCACGTTTCCGGGCGCGACTGCAGACCGAGGGCCATCCGGGCGAGACGATCGAGCGCATCAGCTGCCCCATCGGACTACCGGACATCGCTGGCAAAGCGCCTGCCGTGATCGCGATCAGCGTCGCGGCCCGGCTGCTGCAGCTCCTTCCAACTGCCGCCCCCAGCGGGGCGACGGCGGGCAGACGCTAG
- the xdhB gene encoding xanthine dehydrogenase molybdopterin binding subunit, with translation MRSLANRPVDPVVGQSVSHESADLHVTGEALYTDDLVVRSANVLHAWPVQAPHAHALVESLTTDVALTVPGVVRVLTAEDVPGINDAGIKHDEPLFPTEVMFYGHAVCWVLGETLEAARLGAAAVQVQYRLLPSLLTLTEAIGAESFQGNQPTLSRGEADAALAASAHRFSGDIEFGGQEHFYLETHASFVYVDEGGQVFVHCSTQHPSETQEIVAHVLGMPSHEVTVQCLRMGGGFGGKEMQPHGFAAIAALGATLTGRPVRLRLNRTQDITLSGKRHPFHARWEAGFDEEGRIQALKATLTSDGGWSLDLSEPVLARALCHIDNSYWIPNVEVHGRVARTNKTSQTAFRGFGGPQGMFVIEDILGRCAPLLGVEPGELRKRNLYVPGQTTPYGQPVRHAERLQAIWQQLHDSADVVRRQEKIREFNASHPHLRRALAVTPVKFGISFNLTAFNQAGALVHVYKDGSILINHGGTEMGQGLHTKMRQVAATALGVPLALVRLAPTRTDKVPNTSATAASSGADLNGGAVKNACEQIRDRLAEVAARKLNIHPDDVRFVKGVVTGIGFTDREISFADLARDAYFQRVSLSAAGYYRTEGLHWDISRMQGEPFKYFSYGAAASEVEVDGFTGAYRQLRTDIVHDVGDSLSPLIDVGQIEGGFVQGAGWLTLEDLRWDVSDGPDRGRLATQSASTYKLPSFSEMPEEFNVHLFERATEDGVVYGSKAVGEPPLMLAFSVREALRLAAAAFGPGGREAQLASPATPEAVFWALTQARDAQAARDGGTTGAQDDRPFLPIPEPAHQGGIQGD, from the coding sequence GTGAGGTCCCTCGCGAACCGCCCCGTCGATCCTGTGGTGGGCCAGTCCGTCTCCCATGAAAGTGCTGACCTCCACGTCACGGGGGAGGCGCTCTACACCGATGACCTCGTGGTCCGCAGCGCGAACGTGTTGCACGCCTGGCCCGTCCAGGCGCCGCACGCCCACGCCCTGGTCGAGTCGCTGACCACCGACGTGGCGCTCACGGTGCCGGGGGTGGTCCGGGTCCTGACGGCGGAGGACGTGCCCGGAATCAACGACGCGGGCATCAAGCACGACGAACCGCTCTTTCCCACCGAGGTCATGTTCTATGGCCACGCGGTGTGCTGGGTGTTGGGGGAAACCCTTGAGGCAGCCCGCCTCGGAGCCGCGGCCGTGCAGGTCCAGTACCGGCTGCTGCCGTCCCTCCTGACCCTGACCGAAGCCATCGGGGCCGAGAGTTTCCAGGGCAACCAGCCGACGCTGAGCAGGGGCGAGGCGGATGCCGCACTGGCCGCCTCCGCGCACCGGTTCAGTGGTGACATCGAGTTCGGCGGCCAGGAACACTTCTATCTGGAGACCCATGCTTCCTTCGTGTACGTCGACGAGGGCGGGCAGGTTTTTGTTCACTGCAGCACCCAGCATCCCTCCGAGACGCAGGAAATCGTCGCCCACGTGCTCGGTATGCCAAGCCACGAGGTGACGGTGCAGTGCCTGCGGATGGGCGGCGGGTTCGGCGGGAAGGAAATGCAGCCCCACGGTTTCGCGGCCATTGCCGCGCTGGGCGCCACCCTGACCGGCCGCCCGGTGAGGCTGCGGCTCAACCGGACCCAGGACATCACCCTTTCCGGCAAGCGGCACCCGTTCCACGCCCGCTGGGAGGCCGGATTCGATGAGGAGGGACGGATCCAGGCGCTCAAAGCCACGCTGACCAGCGACGGCGGGTGGAGCCTTGACCTGTCGGAGCCAGTCCTCGCCCGGGCGCTATGCCACATCGACAATTCCTACTGGATCCCCAACGTGGAGGTTCATGGCCGGGTGGCCAGGACCAACAAGACCTCTCAGACCGCGTTCCGCGGATTCGGCGGCCCCCAGGGCATGTTCGTCATCGAGGACATCCTGGGACGCTGCGCGCCGCTCCTCGGCGTCGAGCCCGGTGAGCTTCGGAAGCGGAACCTGTACGTTCCGGGGCAGACCACCCCCTATGGCCAGCCGGTCCGGCACGCCGAACGGCTGCAGGCCATCTGGCAGCAACTCCACGACAGCGCCGACGTGGTCCGGCGGCAGGAGAAAATCAGGGAATTCAACGCCAGCCACCCGCACCTCCGGCGTGCCCTGGCCGTCACACCCGTCAAATTCGGCATCTCCTTCAACCTCACCGCGTTCAACCAGGCCGGCGCGCTGGTCCACGTCTACAAGGACGGGTCAATCCTCATCAACCACGGTGGCACCGAGATGGGGCAGGGGCTGCACACGAAGATGCGCCAGGTGGCGGCGACGGCACTCGGCGTGCCGCTGGCACTGGTGCGGCTGGCGCCCACCCGCACCGACAAGGTCCCCAATACGTCGGCAACCGCCGCCAGTTCGGGCGCTGACCTGAACGGCGGGGCGGTGAAGAACGCCTGTGAGCAGATCCGTGACCGTCTCGCCGAGGTGGCCGCGCGGAAACTGAACATCCACCCCGACGACGTCCGCTTCGTGAAGGGCGTGGTCACCGGCATCGGTTTCACCGACCGGGAGATCAGTTTCGCGGACCTGGCCCGCGACGCGTACTTCCAACGCGTTTCCCTCTCCGCCGCCGGGTACTACCGGACCGAGGGTCTGCACTGGGACATCTCGCGCATGCAGGGCGAACCGTTCAAGTACTTCAGCTACGGGGCGGCGGCCTCCGAGGTTGAGGTCGACGGGTTCACCGGGGCCTACCGCCAGTTGCGCACCGACATTGTGCACGACGTAGGCGACAGCCTGTCACCGCTCATCGACGTGGGACAGATCGAGGGTGGTTTTGTGCAGGGTGCCGGCTGGCTGACCCTCGAGGATCTGCGCTGGGATGTGTCCGACGGGCCGGATCGGGGTCGGCTGGCCACCCAATCGGCGAGCACCTACAAGCTGCCCAGCTTCTCCGAAATGCCCGAGGAGTTCAACGTGCACCTCTTCGAGCGGGCCACCGAGGATGGGGTGGTCTACGGGTCGAAGGCGGTCGGCGAACCACCGCTGATGCTCGCCTTCAGCGTCCGGGAGGCGCTCCGCCTCGCGGCAGCCGCGTTTGGGCCGGGCGGTCGGGAGGCCCAACTGGCCAGCCCGGCTACTCCGGAGGCGGTCTTCTGGGCGCTCACGCAGGCCCGGGACGCGCAGGCAGCGCGCGACGGCGGAACCACCGGCGCGCAGGATGATCGACCGTTCCTGCCAATCCCCGAGCCAGCGCACCAGGGTGGAATCCAGGGTGACTGA
- a CDS encoding xanthine dehydrogenase small subunit: MERIEVTVNGQVRSCDGVSPHTNLLDWLRDGGLTGSKEGCAEGECGACAVMVARPDGPDGSRWTSVNACLPPALAFDGQEIVTAEGLGSAPGARAARQMHPVQQEMAERGGSQCGYCTPGFVCSMAAEYYRPERTVSTAGESGGAVDPVAEGQAPQETSDTGTSAVGEEHTTDHETGPNGFDLHALSGNLCRCTGYRPIRDAAFALSTPDQSDPLLLRQDSPAPAARPTHSAVDGAEFVRPHTMADLFQLLARDPEAKLVSGSTDLGVEINLRHSRPALVLAIDRLEPLRALTVGADSIEIGAALTLSEVERGLNGRVPLLDQLFPRFASRLIRNAATFGGNLATGSPIGDSAPVLLALDAVVVLASADGDREVPLSEYYTGYRQSVREAGELVRAVQIPLPLAEQSAFYKISKRRFDDISSVAIGFAAHLDDGVVSSIRIGVGGIAATPIRARRTEEALQGHPWTQSSVAAAAAILATEGTPIDDLRASARYRSAMLEQSLLRFFARTQDATPEVAR, from the coding sequence ATGGAACGGATAGAAGTTACGGTCAATGGTCAGGTTCGGTCGTGCGACGGCGTCAGCCCGCACACCAATCTGCTCGACTGGCTGCGGGACGGTGGTTTGACCGGTTCCAAGGAAGGCTGCGCGGAGGGCGAATGCGGTGCCTGCGCGGTAATGGTTGCCCGCCCGGACGGCCCCGACGGCAGCCGCTGGACCTCGGTCAACGCGTGCCTGCCCCCTGCGCTGGCCTTCGACGGCCAGGAAATTGTGACGGCCGAGGGACTCGGCAGCGCGCCCGGAGCCCGCGCCGCGAGACAAATGCACCCGGTCCAGCAGGAAATGGCGGAACGGGGAGGATCCCAGTGCGGCTACTGCACCCCCGGCTTTGTCTGCTCCATGGCGGCGGAGTACTACCGCCCCGAACGCACCGTCAGCACCGCCGGTGAGTCCGGTGGAGCTGTTGACCCGGTTGCAGAGGGACAGGCCCCGCAGGAGACGTCCGACACCGGAACCTCCGCCGTCGGCGAGGAACACACCACCGACCACGAGACGGGCCCCAACGGGTTCGACCTGCACGCGCTGAGCGGAAACCTTTGCCGCTGCACCGGCTACCGGCCCATCCGTGACGCAGCTTTTGCGCTCAGCACCCCCGACCAATCAGATCCACTGCTGCTCCGCCAGGACAGCCCGGCGCCGGCGGCCCGTCCCACCCACAGCGCCGTCGACGGTGCAGAATTCGTGCGGCCACACACCATGGCTGACCTGTTCCAGCTCCTCGCGAGGGATCCCGAAGCCAAGCTGGTGTCCGGCAGCACCGATCTGGGCGTGGAGATCAACCTGCGGCACTCCCGGCCCGCGCTCGTGCTGGCCATCGACCGGCTTGAGCCCCTACGCGCCCTCACCGTCGGCGCCGACAGCATCGAAATCGGCGCAGCCCTCACCCTCTCCGAGGTGGAGCGTGGGCTGAACGGGCGGGTCCCCCTCCTGGACCAGCTGTTTCCACGGTTCGCGTCCCGGCTCATCCGCAACGCGGCGACCTTCGGCGGCAACCTGGCGACAGGTTCCCCCATCGGCGATTCGGCGCCGGTACTGCTGGCGCTGGACGCCGTCGTCGTCCTGGCGTCGGCGGACGGCGACCGGGAGGTGCCGCTGAGCGAGTACTACACCGGATACCGGCAGAGCGTCAGGGAGGCCGGTGAGCTGGTGCGCGCGGTGCAGATCCCGCTCCCTCTCGCCGAACAGAGCGCCTTCTACAAGATTTCCAAGCGCCGCTTCGACGACATTTCAAGCGTTGCCATCGGCTTCGCCGCCCATCTGGATGATGGCGTCGTATCCTCGATCCGGATTGGGGTCGGCGGAATCGCGGCCACGCCGATTCGCGCCCGCCGGACCGAGGAAGCGCTGCAGGGTCACCCGTGGACCCAGTCAAGCGTCGCTGCCGCCGCCGCCATTCTGGCCACCGAGGGGACCCCGATCGACGATCTGCGGGCCAGTGCCCGCTACCGTTCCGCCATGCTCGAGCAGTCACTGCTCAGGTTCTTCGCGCGGACGCAGGACGCCACGCCGGAGGTGGCCCGGTGA
- the pucL gene encoding factor-independent urate hydroxylase gives MTATSHQDTVHTPGADSADTGRIVLGRNQYGKAEVRLVRITRDTDRHTIEDLNVTSQLHGDFEAAYTDGDNSQVVATDTQKNTVYAFAKEGVGSPEAFLLRLGAHFTTSFDWVTGGRWSAEQYRWDRINDHNHAFSRNTSETRTALLLVEGRHQHIVAGIQGLTVLKSTGSEFHGFPRDRYTTLPETTDRILATDVTARWRYTPGDTAGIDFDAAYDSVRGILLDTFAQTHSLALQQTMFQMGKKVLEAHPEIQEVRMSLPNKHHFLVDLAPFGLENPNEVFFAADRPYGLIEATVEREGAASESAVWADTPGFC, from the coding sequence ATGACTGCAACGAGCCACCAGGACACCGTTCACACCCCCGGTGCTGATTCCGCTGACACCGGACGCATCGTCCTGGGGCGCAACCAGTACGGGAAAGCCGAGGTACGTCTGGTCCGGATCACCCGGGACACCGACCGCCACACCATCGAGGACCTCAACGTCACCTCTCAGCTGCACGGCGATTTCGAGGCCGCCTACACCGACGGCGACAATTCGCAGGTGGTCGCGACCGACACCCAGAAAAACACGGTGTACGCATTCGCGAAGGAAGGCGTCGGCTCACCCGAAGCCTTCCTCCTGCGTCTCGGCGCCCACTTCACCACAAGTTTTGACTGGGTAACCGGCGGGCGGTGGTCAGCGGAGCAGTACCGGTGGGACCGGATCAACGACCACAACCACGCCTTTTCCCGCAACACCTCAGAAACCAGGACCGCCCTCCTGCTGGTCGAGGGCAGGCATCAGCACATCGTCGCCGGAATCCAGGGCCTGACAGTCCTGAAGTCCACCGGATCCGAATTCCACGGTTTCCCCCGTGACCGCTACACCACCCTGCCCGAAACGACTGACCGCATCCTCGCCACGGACGTCACCGCCAGGTGGAGGTACACCCCCGGAGACACCGCCGGCATAGATTTCGACGCCGCCTACGACAGTGTGCGCGGGATCCTCCTGGACACGTTCGCCCAGACGCACTCGCTGGCCCTGCAACAGACCATGTTCCAGATGGGCAAGAAGGTCCTTGAGGCGCACCCGGAAATCCAGGAAGTCAGGATGTCCCTGCCGAACAAGCACCACTTCCTGGTGGATCTGGCGCCGTTCGGACTGGAGAATCCGAACGAGGTCTTCTTCGCCGCCGACCGTCCCTATGGCCTGATCGAGGCGACGGTTGAGCGCGAAGGCGCAGCCAGCGAATCAGCCGTCTGGGCCGACACCCCCGGATTCTGCTAG
- the uraH gene encoding hydroxyisourate hydrolase, which produces MTPSHITTHVLDTGTGRPAEGITAQLSAQSPAGWEPVAAGTTDADGRIRSLGPEQVDPGIYRITFATGEYFGSTGTGTFFPEVTLTFSVTSTEHYHVPLLLSPFAYSTYRGS; this is translated from the coding sequence ATGACCCCGAGCCATATCACCACCCACGTCCTTGACACCGGCACCGGCCGTCCCGCGGAGGGCATCACCGCGCAGTTGTCTGCACAATCCCCCGCCGGATGGGAACCGGTGGCGGCGGGAACCACCGATGCCGACGGCCGGATCCGGTCTTTGGGCCCGGAACAGGTGGACCCCGGAATCTACCGGATCACCTTCGCCACCGGCGAATACTTCGGCAGTACCGGCACCGGGACCTTCTTCCCTGAGGTGACCCTGACCTTCAGCGTCACCTCAACCGAGCACTACCACGTACCGCTACTCCTGAGCCCATTCGCCTATTCAACGTATCGAGGGAGCTAA
- the uraD gene encoding 2-oxo-4-hydroxy-4-carboxy-5-ureidoimidazoline decarboxylase yields MRLSDFNSAPSTAAAAFLGPCADVPRWITAIVEARPYATRADLLAHAADAAPAWTEAELDRALQHHPRIGERAQGASAENELSRREQSGVDNSADTAEQLVAGNREYEAKFGRVFLIRAAGRNAEEILTHLQSRLNHTPENELPVVAEQLREIALIRLEGLVTS; encoded by the coding sequence ATGCGCCTGAGCGACTTCAATTCGGCCCCTTCCACAGCTGCTGCCGCCTTCCTTGGTCCGTGTGCGGATGTGCCCCGCTGGATCACCGCCATCGTCGAGGCCCGCCCTTATGCCACGCGTGCCGACCTTCTGGCCCATGCCGCCGACGCGGCACCCGCCTGGACCGAAGCGGAGCTGGACCGGGCGCTGCAGCACCATCCACGGATCGGGGAACGCGCCCAGGGCGCCTCCGCGGAAAATGAGCTGTCCCGCCGCGAGCAGTCCGGCGTCGACAATTCAGCCGACACAGCGGAACAGTTGGTCGCCGGCAACCGGGAGTACGAAGCGAAGTTTGGCCGGGTATTCCTGATCCGTGCTGCCGGCCGCAACGCCGAGGAAATCCTGACCCACCTGCAATCCCGGCTGAACCATACGCCCGAGAACGAGTTGCCGGTGGTTGCCGAGCAGCTCAGGGAAATCGCCCTCATCCGCCTGGAAGGCCTTGTCACATCATGA
- a CDS encoding bifunctional allantoicase/(S)-ureidoglycine aminohydrolase has protein sequence MTDPTYYAPQTGLPPQSALLTDRAIVTEAYTVIPRGVLRDIVTSVLPEWTGTRAWILNRPVAGGATTFAQYLMEVAPGGGSGAPEPQREVESFVFLLAGELAVTIDGVVHSLTPGGFAYLPAGSHWQAENRGADLAKFQWIRKRYEPLAGHTARAVVGNERDVEPGAMPDTDNKWRTTRMLDVQDLAYDMHINVVTFEPGASIPFAETHVMEHGLYVLEGKAVYRLNGDWVEVQEGDYMSLRAFCPQACYAGGPTNFRYLLYKDVNRQIIL, from the coding sequence ATGACTGATCCCACCTACTACGCTCCGCAGACCGGGCTGCCCCCACAGTCGGCGTTGCTTACGGACCGCGCCATCGTGACCGAGGCGTACACCGTCATCCCCCGGGGAGTCCTGCGGGACATTGTCACCAGTGTCCTCCCCGAATGGACGGGCACCCGTGCGTGGATCCTCAACCGTCCGGTGGCCGGCGGCGCGACGACGTTCGCCCAGTACCTGATGGAGGTCGCCCCTGGTGGCGGTTCGGGTGCACCCGAACCCCAGCGGGAGGTCGAGTCGTTTGTCTTCCTCCTCGCCGGGGAGCTCGCCGTCACCATTGACGGCGTGGTGCACTCGCTGACGCCCGGAGGGTTCGCCTACCTGCCCGCCGGGTCTCACTGGCAGGCGGAGAACCGTGGCGCTGACCTGGCGAAGTTCCAGTGGATCAGGAAGCGCTATGAGCCCCTGGCCGGTCACACGGCCCGGGCCGTCGTCGGCAATGAGCGCGACGTCGAACCGGGTGCAATGCCGGACACCGACAACAAGTGGCGCACCACCCGCATGCTCGATGTCCAGGACCTCGCGTACGACATGCACATCAACGTGGTCACGTTCGAGCCGGGTGCGTCCATTCCCTTCGCGGAAACGCACGTCATGGAGCACGGACTGTACGTGCTGGAGGGCAAGGCGGTGTACCGGCTGAACGGGGACTGGGTGGAGGTTCAGGAAGGTGACTACATGTCCCTGCGGGCCTTCTGCCCGCAGGCTTGCTATGCCGGCGGGCCCACCAACTTCCGCTATCTGCTGTACAAGGATGTCAACCGTCAGATTATCCTCTGA
- a CDS encoding DUF6986 family protein, with amino-acid sequence MTEPTLSAADYKAIDTVLQSTDRLLSENYPGDDGTRQPVHTVYVPADRFTGTLVAEWGAGALAALRAQGGMEALSATMGLPAPLIDQISARVTAKLHSEPIEDLRLDFEDGYGLRADAEEDGDTLRVADLVAAAVKDGTSPPFIGIRFKSLEESTRARGLRTLDLFAARLMERGGLPEGLILTLPKVSTAAQVEGMVYACEKLEHFHALPAGRLRFEVQVETPQLILAADGTVPVAKLLQVGNGRVSALHYGTYDYSASLEIAAAYQAMDHPAADFAKQVMQVAVAGTGVRLSDGSTNILPLGSDENVLSAWKLHSALVQRSLERGYYQGWDLHPAQLPSRFAATYLFYRRGFGAAAARLRNYAHRLESTVLDEPATARALARFLQRGLLCGAVDPQEIDAAVSLSAHQLAALAQSGLMPTAKENND; translated from the coding sequence ATGACCGAGCCCACGCTGAGCGCTGCCGACTACAAGGCAATCGACACCGTCCTGCAGTCCACCGACCGGCTGCTGTCCGAAAACTACCCGGGGGATGACGGCACCCGCCAGCCCGTCCACACGGTCTACGTGCCAGCCGACCGGTTCACCGGAACCCTGGTTGCGGAGTGGGGTGCTGGGGCGCTCGCTGCCCTTCGCGCGCAGGGCGGCATGGAGGCGCTGTCCGCCACGATGGGCCTGCCGGCTCCCCTGATCGACCAGATCAGCGCGCGGGTCACCGCCAAGCTCCACAGCGAACCGATCGAAGACCTCCGGCTGGATTTCGAGGACGGGTACGGGCTGCGTGCTGATGCGGAGGAAGACGGCGATACGCTGCGGGTCGCCGACCTGGTGGCTGCCGCCGTCAAGGATGGGACCAGCCCGCCGTTCATTGGCATCAGGTTCAAGAGTCTTGAGGAATCCACCCGGGCCAGAGGACTGAGGACCCTCGACCTCTTTGCCGCCCGGCTGATGGAACGCGGCGGCCTGCCCGAGGGGTTGATTCTCACCCTGCCCAAGGTCAGCACCGCGGCCCAGGTCGAGGGGATGGTCTACGCCTGTGAGAAGCTCGAGCACTTCCACGCCCTCCCGGCGGGCCGGCTGCGGTTTGAAGTGCAAGTGGAGACCCCGCAGCTGATCCTCGCCGCAGACGGGACAGTGCCCGTCGCGAAACTGTTGCAGGTGGGCAACGGGCGTGTATCGGCGCTGCACTATGGCACCTACGACTACAGCGCATCGCTGGAGATCGCCGCGGCTTACCAGGCCATGGATCATCCCGCGGCCGATTTCGCCAAGCAGGTCATGCAGGTGGCCGTCGCGGGCACCGGCGTGCGGTTATCCGACGGCTCGACGAACATCCTGCCGCTGGGCTCGGACGAAAATGTCCTCAGTGCCTGGAAACTGCATTCGGCCCTGGTGCAACGATCCCTGGAACGCGGGTACTACCAGGGCTGGGACCTGCACCCGGCCCAGCTTCCCAGCCGTTTCGCCGCGACCTACCTGTTTTACCGGCGTGGGTTCGGTGCTGCCGCCGCACGCCTGCGGAACTACGCACACCGGCTGGAAAGCACGGTGCTCGATGAACCTGCCACCGCGCGTGCCCTTGCCCGTTTTCTGCAGCGGGGGCTTCTCTGCGGTGCCGTTGATCCGCAGGAAATCGACGCTGCAGTCAGTCTTTCAGCGCACCAACTCGCAGCGCTGGCCCAGTCCGGGTTGATGCCCACCGCCAAGGAGAATAATGACTGA